ataatatcagatagagatcagagatttacctcgagattttggaaaaagttacaagaagctttgggtacaaaattgaactttagtaccgcgtttcatccacaaacagatggccagtcggaaagagtaatccaggtactcgaggatatgcttagatgttgtgtcttagaatttggaggtagttgggagaaatatctatctttgattgaattttcctacaataacagcttatcgatcaagtatacaaatggcaccatctgaagccttgtatggtcgtaagtgtcggactcctttatattggaccgaacttagtgagaaagcagattcactgagttgatctagttaaagaaacgagaaaataaaagtaattcgagattgcttgaaagtcgcttcagatcgacaaaagtcatatctgattcaaaaagaaaagagattgaatttcggtgggtgataaagtgttttaaaggtgtcaccatggaaaaagattacgagatttagcgaaaaggcaagttgagtccgcgttttattgggccgtctgagattcttgagaggattggaccaaaggcatatcggttggccttactggtagagttagaaagaattcataacgtgtttcatgtatcaatgttgcgatgttatcgttcgatccttcacatgtgatttctccaacgaaattgagattcaataggatatgacctatgaggaggaaacaataaagattttggctcgagaaattaagcagttaagaaataaaagtatagccttagtgaaagtattgtggcacgacatgggatagaagaggctacgtgggaacccgaggaagctatgaggaagcaagacgaacctctttctgggtaagattttcggggcgaaaatctCTAAATGGGGAGAATTGtgataacccgaattagggcttaatcagaatagtggtttcatgaccacaaatctgagatagaagtaattattttataattattttggggtttatgatatgatttcatgatttcgtgaaaatttcgtgatgaaattctgtgcattgcgcgcttaagttgagattagggactaaatcgaataaattgtaaaacttcgtgttttagaagttttagtatgaaattgctttgggatattaactaggaggtcttaaatagcaatttgacccattcttaacttatggacaaaagttggacatggaggaattttttgaaagtttagtagtaagggcattttggtcatttgtatattaaatgaaataaaatgggaaaaataacacaaaattggttatcatcttcattagttgctgccgaaaattgctctcctccatagctagggtttcttcaactttcaagcttcataatcaagaaaggcgtggaatcgacctcgaacgggggaaggagaaagttttggactaaattgcaaaattcccatattttgcaccgaggtaagtttgtatgtaaataatacattaatttcatttacgttcttatatttcagcctattatatatatactagctgatgttgaagtataaatcgactattggaagaatggaaataagtaatagagagagatccggttgaacattggaaagatcgaataaaatagagggagcgtagctaggtcacatgtatggtgccgagttcacatcatgtgtacaagaaagctacgagatactatgtagtagctaggtcacatgtgtgatacgggatgtatcccatgtagacaagagagctacgtaagagataaatgtagctaggtcgcatgcgtgattccaagtgaaggacaccatgtagacaagagagctacaagacaaatCAGCTAGGTCgtatgagtggtactaagtgttcaccatgtgtacaagagagccgaactaaatgaaatatgatggtggggctgtgtactgaaaccatcaagtatcgaggattaatatgaattgttcaacgggatggttttgtggtgacattgtagtcatggacctacacttgtgatgtatgaaatgtggtgaaaatgatttgtggtatatatatatgtaagttaaaatgaggttagtataaagaatgtgtgaaagagtgaaattagcattaaaactgttttggacagtagcagtgatgtgattttgaaaattcactaaaaatagaggaaatttaattagaggttgaatgagatgttaaattaaatcttaatgagtctattttcatataaaagaaacagagcaagcaaaggaattctatattttgagataattacaattgtgtgtgacttgatcaggatgactatgtgatcccctgttccaactttgaaaaataattaaaaattgtacaaaacaaattaagaaatatagtttatatgcctaaatttcttattgagtctaattttaaatgaaataggtttcatggttatttgaattgtgtactgagataaattcaattcgtagtgaacagaggtcagatcagttgagctgtgtaataggggaaactttaactaataaactgtactaattggctgaaccaaaaattctagaaaaaaagtagtaagaatttttatgagtctagattcagggaaattttacggatttgaatttctagtttcgtaactcgagttatgatttatttagtgatcatgatgcaggagggacatcttgatcaaattggagtaaacagtaaaattaaaaatatgatataattgagttatgttgtaaacatattagattccttatttgttatttatatacttacttacttagctataagcttactttattttctctcctttgtcttatagtgtcatccagctagcacagaagttagagatcgtagaagatccgcctgCACTATCAATATTCTTGGTATCtgactcaacattttgaaatatggcatgtatagcagacttagttattttgttacgtgtcataattgtctaggtttaaattactacttatagtatcaaacttatcattttgtacgaagcctttgaaattggtttgtattgttaatggcatatgttataatgatccatgatcaaattgcacgccatattttttattgggttttatttaatagtatatactataatttgttaatacctcgtaccctgttttggcgacggatacgggtaaggggtgttacattatgtaCAATGGACTTTGGGactgtttgattttaattttagattttgaACTGTTGATTATGGATTTCATAAACTGCAACGTAAGTAAGTACAATTTTCCTAAAATAAATAGAGATTTTTTGTAAATGAaacagttttcaaatgttatttgGGTTTCAAAAGCTTTCGCGTAAAAGTAATGTTTTAAGACAAATCGATTAGAACACGATTTCCCGAACTAAGTAAAAGTTAATAATGGGAGAGATTGTAAGGAcaatgcgttttcaaaaacactctcatgtgacatcgccagatccggccataatgtccaggccaggtttggggtgttacactgctACTCTGTTTAGGCCTGATCTTGTGTTCATGTCcaatccattataaaacaccTACAATCGTATCCACTCAAGAAATCTGTGGTGCGGGCATTTCTGTTTCAATGTTTTGAAACGTTCCCAAGCCTCATAGAAACTTTCTCCTTCCATATGTCTGAAAATAATAATCTCTCTTCTCAATTGAACCACTTTACTGATAGGGAAAAACTTTTGTAAGAACTTTCCAGCGAGTTCATCCCATTTCATGATAGGTCCTGGTGCCTATGAGTCTAACCAAGAAAATGTGTTATCAATAAAAAAAAAGGGAACAACCGAAGATGAATAGCATCATTAGTGACCCCATTATACTTAAAAGTATCACAAAGTTGAAGAAATCGTTTCAATTGTTGATTCAGATCCTCTGTCATCATGCTCATAAATTGCAGATTATTTTGGATCATCTGAATCATTTCTGGCCTTATAATACTTTCCTTGACTGTCTTTAAACTTGGTAGTTCGTaactgtaatagcccgatttcagggctagttagaatagtgattttgaaacCACTAAACCGAGGTCAAgagaattattttaaatatcatttcatgtattGTAGCATGcttagataagtacatgaaaatattggtgaattaattttagcgattgcttgcttaattgtgaaaaaaagactaaatcgcttAAAGTGCAAAGgtcctattttgttagataagagtgtcaattagataaagaacctaaattgggggccttaaagagaaattagacccttagagaatagggtggctggccatagggggacaaattgatgggaaagtcaaaattaggtggtgttttggtcaccaattgttgactagttttaaataaaaaaaaaaggctttatctttttattttttcttcctCAATCGATTTTCATCTTCAAAAGAGGAGAttttgagagctcaaaatatcagccattaacaTCTCTTATAAGTAAGTCATTAATAAgattattcttgatgatttttgtgtttttggactcCTTATAACATAAGCTTCCTATGAAGGGgattattttacaaaatggttgagagattaGGGTATTACCATGAGAGCATATGtgtagttttctgaaattttatagaagaatataagtattagatgtgtaataaacaacttttatgaagggatttttcatgaaaaccctaatagggactatattgcataagtatgaaatttgttgataaatgtgagaaataatggaaattttgggttgcttctagtataaaaagtaatcagcgaggcttataatatgaagaaatttcataaaaattgatttttgagcatagggggtaaaatggtcattttgtgaaagtctggGAGCCCGAAGAGATCATGAAaagccaatacccaaacctttttactggtaagattttcgaggacgaaaatccctaaaggagggaataattgtaacagcccgattttggggccaATTGGAATAGTGATTTCGAAACCACTAAACCGAGGTCTAgggaattattttaaatatcattttatgtattgtagcatgattagataagtacatgaaaattttggtgaattaattttagctattgcttgcctaattgtgaaaaaaaactaaatcgcTTAAAGTGCAAAGGTCCTATTTTGTTAGATACGAatgtcaattagctaaagaacctaaattgggggccttaaagagcaattagacccttagagaATAAGGTGGTGGGCCATAGGGGGGAAAAATTGAtgagaaagtcaaaattaggtggtcTTTTGGTCATcaaattttgactagttttaaataaaataaaacaaaaaaagccTTCaactttttatttcttcttcttcaacagATTTTCATCTTCAAAAGGGGGAttttgagagctcaaaatatcagccattaacatctcttacaagtaagtcatttataaggttatgcttgatgatttttgtgtttatGGACTCCTTGTAACATAAGCTTCCTAtgaaggggattattttgcaaaatggttgagagattagggtattgccatgaaagcatatgtgtagttttctgaaattttatggaagaatatgagtattagatgtgtaataaacaacttttatgaagggatttttcatgaaaaccctaatagggactattttgcataagttggaaatttgttgataaatgtgagaaataatggaaattttggattgcttcaAGTATAAAAAGTAATAAGCTAGgcttataatatgaagaaatttgataaaaattgatttttgagcatagggtaaaatggtcattttgtgaaagtctaaaggcaaaatagtcattttgcccaattatgaattttgggcttctaaattgatatgctgatgaaataaatgaattttattaatttagatcaagagaaacatgattcaggtcttgatcggggtaagaacaaagtttacgaggattaagctcgtcatcatcattttgtatcgaggtaagtacatatgtaaataatgtgttattgaagcttactttggtatattttaataatatacaagtgtaattagcttattgttgttatgtatctaaattctaattgtttccatgaatgtttaaatgacatgttatgcgagtaaattacaatgtgagcaaaTGCGATACTATTTGATTAGATATGAagccccgttgaaccttagacatagcataggatacaaagggacatgttatgaaaattatgtggtttGAACTTATAAGTtgggtctgagttcatgagaaaaatgctataggtaacgtgggtcctggtactgactttgtgtacagacccgtgtgtggctcaatgagcatacgttacatgatagctatgAACTGACTTGATAaaaggcccgtgattagctcaaaTGTGAGCGTTTCATAGCACTAGGTATCCCTGATTTCTTATATGGCATTTAGATACAAATTCTTCACGTATCCATATGTATTTTGAGAGTTCAACTGATAACCCGAAGATTTAGTTGGTAAATAttttgatgaggtatgtataccgaactcatgGATAGGACCTGAGTACAGAACtaggtgtattaagtatacatgaatgaaaagaagagtaagatagagacgTTATGTGATTTCCatcttttaagcatgacaagctaccgttggatgaatatgattttcttataattacactttatttgcatatatgtacttactaagctcccacgcttactctcctttcttttctttccttatagtgccaccaagctagcATCTGGGTTTCATTGGAatcaaaagcttcgatcacactatcactcaagaccttggtatagctagtttcattgttttgttttctggcatgtatagggactcgagtctttgtttagtgttttttTAGTTAGCCATAAtatgttggctcatatgatgaatatgatactcattttgtataaggccatggatgatggtcaatactcattttgatttataaataatagatgatattttcatggatgagtaaattgcataaatgaattgTTGTCCATTatggttattttggctatgtgatgtgcccttatgttagtataaagtgatttttgtagaggttacataagtaagggtgacaaaaaggcttggtaaatagccttattttgtccacacgggtaggtacacgggcgtgtgtgacataGGGTTCACCCCATGTTCGTGTGAtatggccttgtgtcccctgcacgtaagaaTTGCAAATTAGTATTCATGGTAGTATAcaaacgggcagagacacggccgtgtgtctcagcagcGTGAAGGGTATGACCTAgtccatgggcgtgtgccttcgTTGTATGGCCCTTAAGAATTGTtaatgtcagaaacagaatatccgagtttttggacacaggataggacacaggcgtgtcatggccgtgtgaaggacacgggccagagacacgagtgtgttccAGGTCGTgtaaaaacccttgtaggtgtgcacttagaattaattccacacgggtataagacacgggcgtgtccctgtattgcttaggctgtttgagccacacgggccaatagcaagaccatgttgaaatgtcacACGAGCGAGTTGGccctctcacacgggcgtgtgcccgtatgttaagagttatttttagagttctttaaaggactcAGATTGTTTCtgaatgggttccaatggatgttcTAGGCTTGGTATGCTCTTATTAAgaagtttataaataaaattgaaaaagtttaatttgaccatgttttggtgttatgaaaatgtctatatgcataagtttaagttaggtaatgcctcatatttcgACCCGGAGTggggtacgggtgtggggtgttacatttaatggtatcagagctacgatttagtcagttctcagactaacgtagcgtttgtacgagtctagctatacatgctataaataAATTGTGATAGAGTGACGACTCCtgatcttttaaattttttttatatagtaatgcaTCCCGATCGAATATGGCGGATaacgtagaaagtaatgcgctgaCCCCCACCAAATGGGCGATGCCATCCGATAATCGACCTCCCacggttagtcagggaggagaagAAGGGGCTCGAGaggcctttctccatatgataaATGAGTGGTACACAGAATTTGTCTGAACGAACCTGAATACTCAACcctctccacccccacctatcccTCAACCTGTCCCCGTAGTACCCCAGGGTATAGACCTTGAGAAGCGAAATAGACCTCTAGTGGATAAGATCCGGAAGCATGGAGCCGAGGAGTTTTGTGCTAATAAAGATGGTGACCCTGGAAAGGCagaattctggcttgagaataccatcaggatattcgatgaattatcttgcacttctgaagaatgcttgaagtgtgctatatccttattGAGGGACTCTgcatactactggtggaagacgttAGTTTTGATGGTGCCTCAGGAAAGGgtaacatgggaattcttccaagaggaattctggaagaaatacatcagtaaaagatttatggatcaaaagcgtaaggaattctttgACTTGAAACATGGCCGCATTACGGtcactgaatatgaaagagagttcgtcCGGCTTAGTAAGTACGCTCAGGAGTGTGTATCCTTCGAGGCCAAGATGTGTAGAAGGTTcgaagatggacttaatgaggacaTTAGACTGTCATTGGGTgtccttgagttgaaagagttcatAGTACTCGTTGATCGGGCCTTTAAAGTTGAGGAATTAATCAAGGGAAAGAAGAAAACTAAAGCAAAAACTAGAGATGTAAGGAAGAGACATGCGAGCAAGTCATTTCCATTACAGTTTAAGAAATCCCGAGATGCCAACTCTTGTTCTTATGCATCAGCTGGACATTCGTACTGAGATCGTAGGAAACAAGATTTGGATTTTAAGTCTCAGGCTACATCAGTGGCTAACGTGGACAATGTCAGATCTTCCAAACTTGAATGCCAGCATTTTGGTCGAAATCTTTTCGGCAAGTGTAGAATGAACGATGGATCctattttcgatgtggttctcaagaccactttattaaagattgccctgaAATGACTGATAAAGAGAAATTTCAGAGTACAAGGCCAAGTGGCATCAATTTTAAAGGAAAACCTCAGAAGAATGTTAGAGTTGGGGCTGGTAGCATGAATGTGACGAGAGACACTACCGTAAAGTCTAaagctagagctccggctagaacctatgccatacgtgcacgtgAAGATGCAtcttctcctgatgtgatcaccaATACATTCTCTCTCTATGATAATACTGTTATTGCTTtggttgaccctggttctacttattCGTATGTGTGCATGAAGTTGGTGTTGAGCacgaatatgcctgttgagtctacggaatttatgattaaagtgtcaaacctattaggcaaacatgtgatagtcgataaagtatgtaagaaatgtcctttagtagttaaaggtcattgttttccagccGATTTGATACTATTACCATTCGATGACTTTGATGTCATATTGGGtttggactggttgacattgcatgaagctgtagtaaattgtagacaaaaggctattaaattaaaatgtgaaaatggtgaaaccctttgggttgaatcaggtgaGCCAGGGAACTTGCCTATAGTGATATCCTCCATGTCTACCTAGAAGTGTTTGAGGAAAGGATGTGAAGCTTTTTTGGCTTTTGTAATGAATACTAAGGAATCGGAGTTGAAGGTTGACTCAGTATCGGTTGTAAGTGAATATGTGGATTTATTCCTTGAAGAATTGCCAGGG
The Gossypium arboreum isolate Shixiya-1 chromosome 10, ASM2569848v2, whole genome shotgun sequence genome window above contains:
- the LOC128282038 gene encoding uncharacterized protein LOC128282038 yields the protein MDQKRKEFFDLKHGRITVTEYEREFVRLSKYAQECVSFEAKMCRRFEDGLNEDIRLSLGVLELKEFIVLVDRAFKVEELIKGKKKTKAKTRDVRKRHASKKQDLDFKSQATSVANVDNVRSSKLECQHFGRNLFGKCRMNDGSYFRCGSQDHFIKDCPEMTDKEKFQSTRPSGINFKGKPQKNVRVGAGSMNVTRDTTVKSKARAPARTYAIRAREDASSPDVITNTFSLYDNTVIALVDPGSTYSYVCMKLVLSTNMPESELKVDSVSVVSEYVDLFLEELPGLPPNRDVKFGIELMLGTTPISVAPYRIAPIELKELKSQLLE